The Macadamia integrifolia cultivar HAES 741 unplaced genomic scaffold, SCU_Mint_v3 scaffold624, whole genome shotgun sequence DNA window aagaattcaaggtttgtagttgtcccataaatgtaaaatccttgttcacaaccttgatttccactttagttagagagaaatatggttggcagcaactttggaacaaaaacacctcaaaaaatcgtgttttttgaaaaaatacccatcttggccattatatgactgtagcgcactgtatcggtacatattgatactcaccgatatgtactgatattcatcgatacgtaccaatcgacacataccgatactcaccgatacgtactgatcgatacatacaaatactcaccgatacgtaccgatacagtaccgaaacgtatattttacctcgattttatatttttcatagaatatcaatacgtatcgatagtgtattggtgcatatcggtatgtatcgtaggatatatatatcgatacaaaaggattttaaaaatttcatgtatcgtaccgctgtgtatcgtatcggttggctaaatttaagatacgtatcgaagggtatcatatcggtatcggagatactttaaaccatgagtaTAATACTATTGGCCACAGGTATACTAAGAGAATATTCACAGTGATTAAGGCTAGAAACTCAAAAACATTGATATATAAGAAAGTTCACATAAATGAAGAAAGTGTTTTTCCACTTAGGGAATTGAGCATTAAAAGAGGGGTGAGGAGGAAAACAATATCCTACCAGTATCTGGTGGAAGCCCATTGTTGGATATAAACGTGAATATAAGAACAAGAGATCGAACGTAGGAAATAAGCCAGCATGCTGCATGGTACAAAATTTGGTGCTTTAGAACAGAAGAAATTGAGTCATAAAATCACAGATCACAGAGCAAAAGTAGCAGGAATGATTAATTGACGATTACTGGTAAGACACTCATAATCAAGGTTTAAAATTCTGTttctttattactttttttttttttttttttggagtgggtACAAAACAAGAAACATGCTTTAGAACTTCCGCTCAGTGACAAAACAATCACCTCTAACGTTGGAGAAGGTGACTCCAATGCCGAATGAAGTAAAGGTAGATCATCTGCATCTATGCATGTCACTTCTCCAGAAGGAAATTTTGATCCATACCTGCCAGCCCTCCcttaaagagaagaaaaacaaataagcCATCCCATGCATCAATAAGCTTCAGGTGTGAAACATCATTCCAATGGGAGGAAATAAATCTGATAGAATAACCATATGATTCAAATTAGATGAGGGGGGGGGGGNNNNNNNNNNNNNNNNNNNNgagagagagagagagagagaggagcagaTTCATGTATCACTAAAAAGGGAATAGGATGCATATATGTTGCATCTAAAGCAATTACATAAAGGAGATCAGCCACCTAGCTGACCTCCTTCAATATTGTAACACATTGTCAATTACAATGATGCACAATGACCTGCATCTCAAAgaataacatttttttcttagtaTGGTAGTATCCTGTACAACATAACTTATTAGAGGGTCTTGGCAATAGAGTAACTACTACACAAGATGAGGCCAAGCCTATGCAGTCTAACATAAAAGAGACAATGTCAACAACAAATCATGTCTTTATCCACAAATCTTTCTGCATCATCCAGCTTATTATCCAGAAGTATCATGTTACTTGACATTGGCATCTTCTTATCTAAGCGAAGATTTCTACAAACTGAGTGTACATTCTACAACAGAAACAATAATAGAATAGCTCCTTTCTCATGCACATGCTATTAAGTGCaaaggattaaaaaataattcaaaaaatgcTAACAAAATTCCCAATGCAATAAAGTAAATAATTCTTAGTCAAAGGACACTGAAATACCTGCAATTTGTTTGATTTCTGGTATGGAAAGATCCCGATGTTCTACTCCATCAAACTTCTTCAATGTTGAAAATATAATTCTTGAAATGTTTAAATTTAGACCCATTCCAATGGCATCACTTGCCACAAGAACATCAAATTCACTACTTTCATCATTGAACATTGTTGCCTGCAGTCCTAAAGAACAGATTTACTCAGCCAGTGGCTAGCACTCAAATTTAGCAATCCTGGAAAGAAGACTGAAGCTTAACAAACACAGAACAATCTAGTTAACAGCACAACAAAAATCCATAGATGGATGTTCACAGGATTTAAATGCATTCAACCTTTTTTGCTGTGTGCAAGTACCGTGCAGTATACACTATGGGAGCCCAGGCCTTTTAAACAAGCAGTGCTTCAATGCCTACTGAATTCATGTCGTGTATATTTGCagcccttagaaaaaaaaaaaaaaatgaaatacccATCCACCACTGCACGGTGTCTCAGAATTCTACCaaaatttaatcctaatttttgCAAACAAAGTGAACATTCCTATCCTTCCCGTGAAATGATGCACATACATCATAAAATGTGATAAGATAGTGAACCTTTTAACTCTCTAATCAGGAAAAGTTGATACCATGTGGACAGTGTGCCCAATTAGAACTACTAAAACTATAAAGAGAACTAAAGAGAACCCATGAAGAAAGAAGCAAGAGATAAGggacaaacaaacaaatagttTGATCATCAAAAACAACTGTTACAAGATTACCATTATCATAACTATAAAAAGGACCATACTCCAAACTGaactaaaaattaaaagttTGAATTACATGCATATTACAGGCCACTAGACTCACTCCAATTCCAAGTCAAATTTATAAAACTTCAAAAAAGGATTCCACTAAAACTTAAATGACTCAATACAAAAACTTAATAAAAGTAGTAAAAATTACTTACCAtaatattagtttttggacGCTCTATAATAGAAAAATCAGGAATTACTATAAACGATGAGTAAGAGATTACTAAAAGCAGGAAACTCCACAACTACTGAACTAGCCAAAACAAATGTACTGCCATTCCTAAATTAACAGAATTAGAATAAAGATGCTCCTGATATTACTAAATCAAGATAAACTTACTAAATGTAGTAGGAATctttacttaaaggaaaatcgGATTGCTAAAAACAGTGAATTCTATTGGGAAGCAGCCTCTCCGCGAAGCAGGGGTAAGTCTGCGTATATTATGCCCCTCTccagaccccacagtggtgggagcctcatgcactaggtatGCCTTTTTATAAAACAGTGAATTCCATAATTGCACAAACAGTATAAGACAAATTTACAGCGTCATAAATTAGCAGCATTAGAATAATGGAAATGGTAACAGGAGTAGGAGACCACCTTGAAAGTGATCTCCTCAAACTGACCCCTAGTTTGGAACCTAGGGCGACCAAAAGAAGCTCTAGGATTGACTTAAGGTTGCCTTGATTCCAAAAAAGCAGTTGGTCCTGTGGAGACTGAAATGGAATGACAGTCTGCATACATCACTCTTAGAATAAAGATGATCCAACATCACTCTTCTCTATAggttccaaataaaaaaaaaaatatatatatatatatatatatattaaaaaagaggAGCACTTTCCAACCAAAAATGTTTCAAAGATATGACCTTAAGAGACGCGAAATGAAGAACTAATGCACATGAGAGTGGAAGTCATTGCAGCATATAAGTTCTGATTTCAATAAAAGGTAAGACATAATACTATGACAACATTGCTCATGAATGTACACACAGAATGAGAGATAAAAGAATGGAACAAAAGTCATAATGCTCATAAGGAATCCCTTAAAATCTTCAAACAAGCACAAATGATTTTTATCAAGTATGCAAAGACTTAATATGCTATGAAAAATTGATGAATTTAAATACCTGTCTTGTTCGTGTCTCTGGTGGCAGTGAACCATAAACCACAGAAGAGAGATGCTTTCCCCCACTCTCAATTTCTTTCTAGTGATATAACAGATCaggaataaaaaatcaaataatattaGAGAAGTTAGTATAATATCATAGAAAGGAAAAGATTATGAGAAAGATTAAGAAAACACCCACAAGCACACAGAAAAGCATAAGAAGCATGATCCATATAAGAGTAGTAATTACTGACCTTTAGTCTGTATATCCCTTGCCTTGAAAATGTTACTATACAATCTCCTGTCTGTATATTGTTGAAGGATCCTAGAGGGACCTTTGATGGAACCAGAGGTGAGAGCCTCTCGTAGTATTGAACCTAATAGAAAAGCAAAAAGGTATAAATATTATActtgtaaaaaaaattgaagattcaTTAGTGAGGAAGCACACAAGAATATAGCTCCAATGATAGGGCCAGGATGACACCAACATGGAACATATGTCAAAAGTTTGACACAATTCATCAAAGAATGGTCTGGGGATACTATATCTGTATCGTGTAAACTACAGCCGCAGCATTTATTCATCTTTCCAAAATGAGGGCTCTAATCCTCCACCCAAGTCCCTCTCAGAACTCGAAAAATCATCTTCTATTAgatgtcaattttttttagcATTCCATAGATGAAAGGACAAATGGGTCAAAGAAAAAATCACTCCTGTTTataagaagagaggaaaatacATAATGCAGACAGCCTTTCACCACAATCTAAATGAAAAAGCAATATGAAAAAATCCACCTGCCAAGCAATTTAATTACCTTTACAACATCTCCAGTTACTTTGAGTATTTCCTGAATAAGAGGAACAGCAGCAGCATCTCCACAAAGGTGAAGTTCATCTGCGGATATCCCTAATAATGCACGAGTGAATGAAAATCCCCTTGTTCTACATCCTATCATCTGgggagaaaatagaaaatacaaaaatgacaacaatgacaacataATTTAATGGAAAGACGAAGATGGTCGGGATAAAATTGGTTGAACTCTATTAGGAATTCAAGCATACAAACTTATGAACCTCAAAGAAAATGGTCGTAAGCCACCCCCCTCccagggaagaagaggaaggggaaggggTGGGGAGGGGAAGCACTCAAGGTGGATTATCATTATATGAGTGAATGATAGAGATAACATCACTTAAGGGAAGCTCTGTCAACAGTGTCAATGTATTGGGACCATTATATTGCAATTAAGCCATGCACACCTCatagccccccccccctttcccggCATAATGGAAcagaacaaaatatatatatatagatatattatAGCACAAACTTATATTGGGAGGAAAAAGAACCCCCTGATCAAGGCCATCAATTGTGCTATTGTGGTTTAtatgtaaaaaataaagatcCCTCCTCTAGTATAAGAATCAAGTACATACCATCTCATTCCTCCATGTTTCTGCGGCAACAACTCTAGCTTTTCACTAGAGTTGAAATTGGTGTAAAGATATGAAGTTgtacatagcatatagtgcatgaGGTACCTGATAATCTGATAATTTTTCTGCATGCGCATGTGTTTGACTGCAGAGTATAGTTTAAGAAACTCTATATGAGTCTTTGATGATCTTGAACCTTGTAAGAAGCTCAGGTTACTAACTCAAACTATTCAAACTGCTTTAGTTACACTCGATCAATTTTCAGAGGTGAGGTACAAAATCTGGGGATTTGGTATGACTGAAGAAGTAGGAATTGGAGGATGCTAGGGAAGGAAGAAAGATCGCAAACACGGATACTAGAAAACAGTTCACGGGGACCTCAAAAAATAGGGGATAGAGAGTGCCGGACAGGCTTTCCAAGCAAGTTTACAATCCCTAGCAGTATATTCCATGGCAACGGATAGAAGGAAGCTTTGTCGTTGTTGTTAACCCCAGGCCCATTCCCGTTCCCAATACGTTAGGAGGTTTGTATCAAGTGTAGTAACAAGGATAGAAGGCAATGCATACCCATATTTTGCATATATATAAGCAGCAAACTCTTATAGATACCACTGAGTTGTTGATTCAGTGGCCTAGGAAAATGCTTGAAAACTGGGATAATTATTTAGATTTTTGTCTAATATCTGCATCTAAACTTTCTCAAAAGAGAGGCGTGGTGTACTGACACAAAGTTATGAACTAATGCTCAAAGCTAACCAATGACATGCCTGGATTTCATCAATAACAGCACAATGGTAATCAGAGGTGACATCAGCCATTTCAACAGTCACAGACTTGTGCTTTGCACCATcaatctcctctttctcttgccCTGTAATCAGGTCACATGGAACATTGGCTTTATTTAACCTTTTTGACACCTCCCATGCCAACAGTCTTAAAGGACCACAGTATATTCCTGCAATGAAGTAAAAGATGTAAACATTCTATCAAACACATACAAGAGTGaatttttctctcattcttccaGATAGTCATATGATATATGTTAGCAGTTACAATATACCTGATAAACTTGATTCTAATTGCTTGAGGGCATGGTATGTTTTGCCACTATTTGTTGGACCCACATGTATGAAGACATTGCGCTTCTTATTCCGAGCATTCGGGTACCATGTATGAGGACAACTGCAATAAAATGCAAACTTTAATAAGGAAAATACATATGATGCAATTGAACAGAAAAACATCGTAACTTAAGGTTTCTGATTCGCAAACACAATTATTCAGTACCATAATTTGCACCAACAAAACAAAGGTGAGAAAGTATTAATTGATGGATTGTAAAACTCAAACAAGTAAAAAACAGCATCAATAATATATCTTTAAAATGCCAACcatgaaaaacaataaattaataGATAAATCAATCCAGTTCATTT harbors:
- the LOC122069473 gene encoding ATP-dependent RNA helicase SUV3, mitochondrial; amino-acid sequence: MKPLRMHLELHVRFVFDIVCSSSRRFSNSSGTKKFDFTDLTCPHTWYPNARNKKRNVFIHVGPTNSGKTYHALKQLESSLSGIYCGPLRLLAWEVSKRLNKANVPCDLITGQEKEEIDGAKHKSVTVEMADVTSDYHCAVIDEIQMIGCRTRGFSFTRALLGISADELHLCGDAAAVPLIQEILKVTGDVVKVQYYERLSPLVPSKVPLGSFNNIQTGDCIVTFSRQGIYRLKKEIESGGKHLSSVVYGSLPPETRTRQATMFNDESSEFDVLVASDAIGMGLNLNISRIIFSTLKKFDGVEHRDLSIPEIKQIAGRAGRYGSKFPSGEVTCIDADDLPLLHSALESPSPTLEHAGLFPTFDLLFLYSRLYPTMGFHQILEQFLDNAKLSSNYFIADCEEMLKVAAVIDELPLGLHDKYLFCISPTDMNDDISSQGLIQFAQTYARKGIVRLREIFTPGTLKVPKTQTALKELESVHKVLDLYVWLSFRLEDSFPDSELASSQKSICSLLIEEFLERLGWERPRARRFPRHTNSRSLLSKEIRRYL